The Streptomyces durmitorensis genome contains the following window.
AAGGGGGGCTCGCGCGACGCGCGGGCGAAACGCGGGTATGACCGCCGATCTGCACGAAGTGGCGGAACGCTTCAGCACGTGCGGCGCCTGGGTTTGGTCGGGGTTCCTGGGGCTGAGCTGGGGCTATGGGGGAGCGAAGCGTGTTTATCGACTTGTACTCACGCTTGCGGGGGAATCAGGGCTTCCGGGGTGGTTCGCCGGGGATTCGGTGGGCAACTCTGGACTCGCGACGTCGTGCAGAACCCCCCGGTGCGGTCGGCCAACTGCCTGGGAAACAGCCGTACTTCAGGTACCTCCGGCATCTCGCCGGTGCGTATCCCCGTTCTGGAGGAATTGACATGGCAAGCATCCGTACCGCTCGCGTCATCGCTGCCGCCGCAGCCCTGCCCCTGGCCGCCGCACTCTTCTCGGGTGTCGCGATGGCCGACAACGGCGCCTTCGCGGACGACGGATCGAATGCGGGCGTGGCGACCGTCAACGGCAGCGGCGTCGGCGGCAACAACAACGGCAACTCGTCCACGTCGCAGCAGCAGGCGGTCGGCTCGGGCGCCTCGAACCAGAACAACACCGCCCAGGTGAACGGCTCGGCGTTCACGGCGATCGACCAGTCGAACGAGAACATCGCCGTCAACTTCACCCATCTCTGGTGAAGCAACGGCCCACGGGGTAGCTCCTGGGGTCAGCTCGATGGGGTGTGTGGCGTTCTGCGCGGCGGTGCATCTGCACCGCCGCGCAGGCGCGTTCGAGGTCGGGCGAGGCGGCTCCCCCCGTTGTGGGTCGGGCGAGGCGGCTGCCCCCGGCACAGGAGGTGGGCCGAGGCGGCTGCCCCCGCATCTGAGGTGGCTGCCCCCGCATCCGGGGTGATCTCTTGACACCGCGACAGTTTCTGACGGACAGTCAGAAACCATTGTCGGTGCGACGCCCGTACGCGAAGGAGAGGCCGCCGCCGTGCACCTCGCCCCCACCGAACGCCAACAGCAGCTGCGCGCCGAACTGCGCGCGTACTTCGCCGATCTGATGCCAGGAGGGCCGCCCGCAGGGGGCGACCTGGAGGGGCAGCGCCGGCTGCTGCGGCGCATAGGGGCCGACGGCATGCTCGGCCTCGGGTGGCCGGTCGAGTACGGCGGGCAGGGGCGCGGACCCGACGAGCAGTTCGTCTTCTTCGACGAGGCCTACTGCGCGGGCGCACCCGTGTCGATGGTCACCCTGAACACCGTCGGGCCGACCCTCATGAAGTACGGCACCGAGGAGCAGAAGGCCGCCTTCCTGCCGCGCATCCTCAGCGGTGACCTCGTCTTCGCGATCGGGTACAGCGAGCCGTCGGCGGGGACCGATCTGGCCTCGCTGCGGACGAGAGCGGTGCGCGAGGGCGATGGGCCCGACGGCGCGTGGGTCATCGACGGGCAGAAGATCTTCACGTCGAACGCCCAGAACGCCGACTGGATCTGGCTGGCCTGCCGCACCGACCCCGAGGCCCCCAAGCACCAAGGAATCTCGATCATCCTCGTGCCGACCGACGCGCCCGGTTTCTCGTGGACGCCGATCGAGACGGTGGGCGGCCTGACGACGACGGCGACGTACTACGACCAGATCCGCGTGCCCGCCACGCATCTGGTCGGCGACGAGAACGGCGGCTGGGGGCTGATCACCAACCAGCTCAACCACGAGCGGGTGGCACTCGCCGCGATCGGTATGCAGGCCGAGGATTTCTACGACGCGGCCCTCGCCTTCGCCCGTACGCCCGATCCGATGACGGGCGAACGCCGGATTGACGCTCCGTGGGTCCGGTCGAGACTGGCCGAAGCGCAGGCGCGGCTGGCGGCAACGCGCCTGCTCAACTGGCGTTTGGTGGGGGATGTCGGGGCGGGTGTGCTGGCGCCGGGAGACGCGAGCGGCGTGAAAGTCGTGGGAACCGAATCGGCCGTGGAGGTGTACCGAATATGTCAGGAAGTCACGGGCGAGGCGGGTCTGGTGCGGGCCGGTTCACCCGGGTCCCTGGCGCTCGGCACGGGCGGTGAGGGGGAGTTGGAGCGGATGAACAGGGCGGCACAGATCAATACGTTCGGGGGCGGGGTGAGCGAGGTGCAGCGGGAGATCGTGGCGACGATGCGCCTCGGGATGCGGAGGGGACGGCGGTGACCGATCTTTCGTACGAGACGCTGAAGACGTTCGAGGGGCGAGCGGCCGCCACGTCGGGTGTGGGCAAGGACCTGGTCAACGAGCCGATGATCCGGCACTGGTGCGAGGCCATGGGAGACGTCAACTTGGCCTATGCGGGGGCGGATCCGATCGCGCCGCCGACCATGCTCCAGGCCTGGACGATGGGCGGGCTCTCCGGGCACCAGGGACGGTCGGCTGCCTACGACGAGTTGTTCGCGCTCCTGGACGGCGCGGGGTACACCTCGGTCGTCGCCACGGACTGCGAGCAGGAGTATCTGCGGGCGCTGCGGCCGGGGGACGAGATCACCTTCGACGCGGTCATCGAGTCGGTGTCGGAGCGCAAGACGACCAAGCTGGGCACGGGGCATTTCGTCACGACGCGGATGGACGTCAGAGCGGGCGGCGAGCCGGCGGGTACGCATCGCTTCCGCATCCTCAAGTACGCACCGGCGGCGCGGAAACCACAGGGCAAGAGGCCCCGCCCTGTGATCAACCGGGACAACGCCGGGTTCTGGGAAGGCGTGGCCCGGCACCAGCTCCTGATCCAGCGCTGCGGCGGCTGCCGGACACTGCGCTTCCCTTGGCTGCCCGGCTGCAATGCCTGCGGGTCGCTCGAATGGGACACGGTCGAGGCGAGCGGCGAGGGCACGGTCTATTCGTACGTGGTCATGCACCACCCGCCCTTCCCCGCCTTCGATCCGCCGTACGCCGTCGGGCTCATCGACCTGGCGGAGGGCGTGCGCATGGTCAGCAATGTGGTGGGCGTGCCCAGCGACAAGGTGCGGATCGGACAGCCGGTGCGGCTCGAATTCCAGCAGGTGGACAAGGAGCTGGAGCTCCCGGTGTTCCGGGCCGTCGAAGGCATGATCGGCACGGCGGGGGGCGAGGTCTGACATGGACTTCACGCCCACGGAGGAGCAGACCGCCGCGCGGGAGCTCGCCGGAGAGATCTTCGGGGACCTGTCCACACCCGAGCGGCTCGCGGCGGCGGGCACGGGGTCGGATGCCGAGCTGTGGAAGGCCCTGTGCGCGGCGGGGCTGCCCGGCGCGGTGGAGGATGTCGGGCTGCTCGGGCTCGTCCTGCTGCTCGAGGAGCAGGGGCGGGTGACGGCA
Protein-coding sequences here:
- a CDS encoding bifunctional MaoC family dehydratase N-terminal/OB-fold nucleic acid binding domain-containing protein encodes the protein MTDLSYETLKTFEGRAAATSGVGKDLVNEPMIRHWCEAMGDVNLAYAGADPIAPPTMLQAWTMGGLSGHQGRSAAYDELFALLDGAGYTSVVATDCEQEYLRALRPGDEITFDAVIESVSERKTTKLGTGHFVTTRMDVRAGGEPAGTHRFRILKYAPAARKPQGKRPRPVINRDNAGFWEGVARHQLLIQRCGGCRTLRFPWLPGCNACGSLEWDTVEASGEGTVYSYVVMHHPPFPAFDPPYAVGLIDLAEGVRMVSNVVGVPSDKVRIGQPVRLEFQQVDKELELPVFRAVEGMIGTAGGEV
- a CDS encoding acyl-CoA dehydrogenase family protein, encoding MHLAPTERQQQLRAELRAYFADLMPGGPPAGGDLEGQRRLLRRIGADGMLGLGWPVEYGGQGRGPDEQFVFFDEAYCAGAPVSMVTLNTVGPTLMKYGTEEQKAAFLPRILSGDLVFAIGYSEPSAGTDLASLRTRAVREGDGPDGAWVIDGQKIFTSNAQNADWIWLACRTDPEAPKHQGISIILVPTDAPGFSWTPIETVGGLTTTATYYDQIRVPATHLVGDENGGWGLITNQLNHERVALAAIGMQAEDFYDAALAFARTPDPMTGERRIDAPWVRSRLAEAQARLAATRLLNWRLVGDVGAGVLAPGDASGVKVVGTESAVEVYRICQEVTGEAGLVRAGSPGSLALGTGGEGELERMNRAAQINTFGGGVSEVQREIVATMRLGMRRGRR